Below is a window of Sulfurisphaera ohwakuensis DNA.
TAGGGGTCTTAATGGCTTCAATAAATGGAACAATCACGATAATTTCGTTACCAGCAATATTTAGAGGAATTAATATAAATCCCTTTAACTCATTTCAATACTTACTATGGATCCTCATGAGTTATAACATAGTAACAGCAACGTTATTAGTTTCTTTCGGAAGGCTTTCAGATATTTACGGCAGAGTAAGACTATATAATTTAGGATTTGCAATCTTCACAATAGGCTCAATACTCCTTTCACTAACACCAAATCAAGGGGACTTAGGAGCATTAGAGATAATCCTATTCCGTGTAATACAAGGAATTGGTGGAGCATTCTTATTTGCAAATAGCGCGGCAATTTTAACTGATGCTTTTCCCTCTAACGAGAGAGGGAAAGCATTAGGAATAAACCAAATTGCAGCTTTAGCTGGATCATTAATAGGACTAATATTAGGTGGAATACTCTCAACGATAAATTGGAGATACGTATTTTTAGTCAGTGTTCCAGTAGGAATATTCGGCACAGCATGGAGTTATTTAAAGTTAAAAGAATTATCAAAACCAAATAAGACTGAAAAAATTGATTGGTTAGGTAATACACTCTTTGCTAGTGGCTTAATCCTTATCCTTGTAGCAATAACTTATGGGCTATTACCTTACGGCTCTTCACAATTAGGATGGGGAAATCCATACGTAATAGCCTCATTAGTATCGGGTATAGGATTAATCATAGGCTTCCTTTATGCTGAGAAAAAAGTCAAATATCCCATGTTTCGCCTTGAATTATTCAAAATTAGAATATTTGCTGCAGCAAATATTGCTGGTTTCTTAAGATCTGTAGCTTATGGTGGCTTAATGATAATGTTGGTAATATTCCTTCAAGGAATTTGGTTACCCTTACATGGCATACCTTACTCAGAAACACCATTTTGGGCCGGTGTTTATACTATCCCATTAATGTTAGGATTCGTGACTATGGGGCCAATAAGTGGTTGGCTCTCTGATAAGTACGGAAGTAGACTTTTAGCCACTTTAGG
It encodes the following:
- a CDS encoding MFS transporter; the encoded protein is MQYKWVALSNTTVGVLMASINGTITIISLPAIFRGININPFNSFQYLLWILMSYNIVTATLLVSFGRLSDIYGRVRLYNLGFAIFTIGSILLSLTPNQGDLGALEIILFRVIQGIGGAFLFANSAAILTDAFPSNERGKALGINQIAALAGSLIGLILGGILSTINWRYVFLVSVPVGIFGTAWSYLKLKELSKPNKTEKIDWLGNTLFASGLILILVAITYGLLPYGSSQLGWGNPYVIASLVSGIGLIIGFLYAEKKVKYPMFRLELFKIRIFAAANIAGFLRSVAYGGLMIMLVIFLQGIWLPLHGIPYSETPFWAGVYTIPLMLGFVTMGPISGWLSDKYGSRLLATLGMVIVGIGFLLLTTLPYDFNYLTFALMIFMIGVGNGMFASPNTASIMNSVPPQHRGAASGMRATLQNTGQTMSIAIFFTIVIISLTSSLPSAIQNALIQAGAPQLVPYAQHIPVTGALFAAFLGYDPVKTMLSSLPAGVTVPQSAIQIMEQRTWFPTAIAPAFMYALRNAFYISAVLVFIAAIASALRGVEVKESVRK